AGAAGCATTGGTCTCTGCAATGAAACAGTTGTACAGCCTTGGAGCTTTGGATGAAGAAGGTTTGTTGACGAAGCTTGGTCGAAGAATGGCAGAGTTTCCTCTTGAACCGCCGCTTTCTAAAATGTTGCTAGCAAGTGTGGATCTCGGGTGCAGCGATGAGGTTTTAACCATGATTGCTATGGTCCAGACGGGCAACATATTTTATAGACCGAGGGAGAAGCAAGCTCAGGCTGACCAAAAACGGGCAAAGTTTTTCCAGCCCGAGGGTGATCACCTGACGTTACTGGCTGTATATGAGGCGTGGAAGGCAAGAAACTTGTCAGGTCCATGgtgttttgaaaatttcataTAGTCAAGATCGTTACGACGTGCTCAAGATGTGAGGAAACAACTTGTCAGCATTATGGACAAGTATAAACTAGATGTGGTGAGTGCGGGGAAGAGTTTCACCAAGATAAGGAAAGCAATCACGGCAGGGTTCTTCTTCCATGTAGCAAGGAAAGATCCACAGGAAGGTTACAGGACACTAGTGGAGAACCAACTCGTGTATATACACCCGAGCAGCGCGCTCTTCCAGAGACAACCACACTGGGTTATATATCATGATCTTGTCATGACGACCAAAGAGTACATGAGGGAAGTAACTGTGATTGACCCAAGTGGCTTGTTGAGTTAGCTCCAAGGTTCTTCAAAGTCTCTGACCCTACGAAAATGAGCAAGCGCAAGCGTCAAGAACGCATTGAGCCTTTGTATGACCGTTACCACGAGCCTAACTCATGGCGTCTCAGCAAAAGACGTGCTTGAgagactttttcctttttttgggtaaacctattcttcttccttacgttttattttgttatcttcAAATGTACACTGTTTATGTATGTATTGAAAGCTAAAAAAAAGGCTAACAGAAGTGATGGATGAGCCACATAGATTATATAGCTGCATCATCGTTTTTTGTTgacatatatgaaaatttgtCTTTCCTTCTGCtagtccaaacaaaaaaaaattatcaattactTAAATTtccatttaattaattattattatttttaaaatctcatgGATACATAActtattaattacttaaattaccattcaaatattattatttttcaatttggtattgtattctTCTCTGTTGCTTTCGTTCTTGTGTTAGCTCTTGTGTtcattgatgtaaaaaaaaaaaggaaatttacaAGCCGGTAGAAGAAGTTCTTATTACTTTTCTAACATTCCTTTTGCTAAATAAAATCGACCAGACGATATCatcaataaaaacaataatgaaaTTAAGCAATATTGTTCGCAGGGCTAGCTCGTGAAGGTACTTTATAGATATAATCTATGAGCCAACCGGCTTCCCGTTTAGTTTAGGGAAAGGATCTTGCTTGCTTAGAACTACCACTTTGCTCTTGTGCGCTAAATAGCCTTTCACAAGGTTCTTGTATATCAATATCGTCATTATACATTCCACCTGCAACAAAAACCaatatttttgagtttataGAATTCATTTCTAGTAATCAAAAGCAATGAATGGGATGGGAACGTAGAAGATACCTCGTCAAGATCCATGTCCATTTCTAGCCATCTTAGTGCTTTGGCAATCACTTCAAGCTTCAGCTGGTGCGCTCTCGCTGGATCACTCTGCTTCTGGTTGATATAACTGCAAACCCAAAAAATTGATAATAAGAGTTATGAAACTAAAGTAACCCGAGAATCTTGGGTGGATTGATAAGCTTGTGTTACATTGCTTACATTTTCTTCATGAGTCTCTGGTAGACTTGGAGCTCTAGCTTTTCCAAGACAAGATACACACCCGACCTCAAGAACCTGTACAAAGAGTTTATTAGATAGAGAGACTTGAGTCATTAAACAAACGAAAGCATCTCAATACTCGAACCAATTCCAAATCCCAACCCCTAAACAAATCCATAATATCCCAAACCTTGTGCCCCAAATTTCTTTTAACCTGCTAGCTCTCTACCTAACCAATTGTTACTGAGCTATCAACACAGCTACAATCCACTACAAGCAGCCTACGCTAATTGCACCTTAAATGACCACAATGACTTATCATTTGAATTTAGATGAGAAAACCAAGATGTCGAAAGAAATACATACCGGTCTTCATGTTCTTGAAGAGCATGCCGTAGAAGCCTGAGATCACCCTTCCTCAGAGCTTGCACAATCTTTGTGTACTGGACATGTAGAGAAGTTGATTTAAGAGAGATATAATATCACCAGCAGATGAGAAATAAGTTTTGACGTAGAattgaaaagaacaaaagtaaAGTTGTTACCTCATgaagattataattttgcaagAGCTCATCTTTCGGTATAACTCCTATTGAAAGTTTCACGGGTATCAAATACTTCAATATCATCCTGATACACAAAAGCCACATAAGCTGATTAAGCAACGCAATGCAAGAGTAAGGTAATCACAGAGTAAAACCACAATCAAACCTTATATTCCGTTCTCTTTTGGGGTTGCAATATTGCAAGGCATATGATAGCTTTGTGTCCGCCTGCAAGATCCaaagaaaagattaaatatTACCATCAATATTTCGATTGACACAACAAAAAGAACTGTTAAAGAATGAGAAAATCTCTTAGTGACTTACAGCAGGAAAATTTTCGTTGAAGACTTCTAATCGTCCGGTATAATACATGTATGTGACCTggtgtttgtgaagaagaaaccGAAGATAATTAGTAATCAAATGAGAGGCCAAAAACTAAAACTGTTTACAAAGAATTGCATTATACCTTGTCTCTTCTTGGAAACTCCTCAAAGTCAAATATCCGAGCAGTTTCAATACTTCTTATTACACTTCGGCAAAGATTGACGGTTCCAAGCTGCAATACAAAATTAGGGACACATGTTTAGTTGGATGTAAAATCATTTCAGATCAGAAATATCAAACTGTAGCCAGAAAGCACATCACCTTAAAGTAGGTCTTGAACAATTGACACGTCACATATAGTGCTCCAACTCGTTTTGGACCTTTCCCCTACAGTTTAAAACCACATaaggagccaaaaaaaaaagaaactgacaCAAACATAAACTAATATTCCTGaagatatatagatagattgaaGGGACAACTTACAGCAAGAACTCCAAAAACTTTCATGAGAAGAGATCCAGCTGCTTTTAATTTCTCGGGAGATTTTCCATTAGAAGTTAACTCTTTATCAGCCTGTATATCAATTTGGAAAAAATCATGCTTTCAGAACTGAGTCCTTGATGCAATGAAACTAAAcaagattaaaattttcaaaaagggACATATGAATGAGATATTACCTTTTCCGCAAGAACCCGAATTTCATAACAAACTACATACAGAGCTTCCAATGCCCAAGCAGATTCCCAATTACGAAACTCCTGAACAAATGCACTGCACATACAGAATCCAACAAATATCAGACATTGGGAACACACAAATAAAGAGCTTACCTATCATACAACAGGTAAAACCCTGAAATCAAATTAGAACATTAATAGAGGAGCAGAGGGGAACAGAAATACTTACTTGGCAAACTTCTCGAAAGCAAGGTATGCTTCGACTAGATTTCCAACTCGGTAACTTTGTAGAGAACGAAACAGATGAGCCAGAATCTCGCCGTATTCAGAGAATTTATCAGACTGTCTAATCAAACTGCTAGCATCCTGTATCAGTCAAAGAAAGGAAAATTCAAAGGATTTAGCCCTTTCACAGCTCTCTACATATAAAATCCAGAAAGTttcaaaccctaaatctaaaaaACCATACTCATAAACTCAACCATAGACACAGAGTGTTTCAATACAACAACTCAATTAGAGAGACACTTTCACGccctaaattcaaaatttttatactCATTGATGAAGTAGGAGGACCCAATTGGAAAAATCATACTCTAAAGATCCTAAATTGATATTGAACCTAAAAGGTACAAACTTTGCTAGCAAAAAGATCATGCCTTTATCCTAGGAATATGCTCCTACTGTATTGGGCCCTAAATTCAAATATACGAGTACCCAATTGAAACATATTGTAAGGCATCATAGAttgaaatcgaaacaaaaaGCCACAAACTTTACCACACAATCGCAAAAACATTATCCTCGTATGTTCAAAGCTACTAATCTACATCATGGGTCTAGATTAAAACAGGAGAAATCATGAGAAATTTTAATGTACCTGGAAGACGTTGAGCGCATCGGCGAGTGAGAGAAGAGGTGGAGaattggaagagaaagagaggagacgGCAAAGTGTAGAAGAGTCTTGGTACGAAACGGCGTCGCAGAAACGGTTTGAGTATTCAGTAATCCGCCTGTGTGCTTCACCCATACTAACGTACGCCAttgtcaccttcttcttcttcttcttcgtctaaACTTATGCTTTCAGAGAGAAAACGAAATCGAAGTCTTCGACTCTTGTGGTTTAATAGAggtaagaaaaaaggaaataatggAGATGTCtagaagaacaaaaagtaaACGACGACGTTATATAAATACACTAATTGTAAATCGTGAAAACTCTTGGACCGTCCGATTGAAGTAATCTGACGGATCAACGGAAAGTATCTAGATAATGTTTTCTGTTATTGGGCTTATTATTTGACTAGTTGGGCCACTTATGgtccatattaaaaaaaataaataattggtcATAATTTAATTGTGTGCAAACTTTTTATTctatagggttttttttccaaactaagaaatagttaaaaaaaaaaaagttagagagAAATGTATCCCACCTGCATTATCTCTGAGCTTGTCACATCAGAAATGAAAATGCAAAGTGGCTCAACAATACTCTTCGATGTTGATTTTGTTACTCAAGTTGTGATGTCTTTTACcgtaaaagacaaaacaactgACAGAACAAAAATTGAGTAAGCGGCTGAGATTTAACCTCAATTAAGAAACTACGACAAGCCTACAATGACGTCTAGTATTAAATTTGAGAAGATAACAAATATGTCTACGTTCTTGTTTCCACAATGTTTTTTCCTCGGCCTTTTTTAAGCAAACATCCATTtccttaaaagttaaaactcttCCTTACACGAGAGTCTAAATTGTTACAGCTATATCTATTATTATACTTtgatatctcctatatattaatcttctatatattaataaaggaaCATTTTGGCataaaagctgaggtgtcagcaTTACAGAGCTCTGTAcactatttactttttttgtcatcagcatttaataatatttacatttatttacttttgtatttttcccaaaattaaattcttatattttctttctaacttaattacatcctttaattatattttcataaaatctttaaaatgaattttaagaactctttgttcatatgatataataatataagattgatattataataatttacacgggttaaattataattattatacaaatttttttatagatatatactacacaatcaaattttagatttttcagttactgataaatataataaattttgtagataaaaattacagtaaaaatatttaataattattttataccgcacatagtgcgggttattacctagtatatattaatagaggaacattttggcaaagctgaggtgtcagcaTTACAGAGCTCAGGACACTTTTTCCTTTATCTGTCatcagcttttaaaaatatttatatttatttaccattgtatttttccaaaaatacaattaacacccaaaattaaatttttatattattatatcctttaattatattttcataaaatctttaaaatgttttatgaaccctttgttcatatgatataataatataagattgatattataataactctcacgggttaaattttaattattatacaatttttttatagatatatactatacaatcgaattttaaatatttcaattacccATAAACAGAagagattttataaataaaaattacagtaaaaacattaaataattattttataccgcacTATGTACGGATTGTTACCTAGTATCTTATTAGAATAGTTGAATCGAGAGAAGTTAATCCAGGATTAGTATATATGTTGTAATGCTAAAAATTGGAGaatggagatatatatatatatatttttcactgAGTGGATTATATTAAAACGGAAGAGTTCGAAAAGGTTACAAATCACAAGATAAAAGACGAGAATAAAATTACAAAGACACGATGATCTTTCTATTACCTACAACTAGAAGAGGAAAGGAATTTACCGATACATTGTttgaaccaaaaacattttgtcTCGAGACTGATTGAGCTCTCGAAAAACCATAAGGACTTCCCATATACCAAAAGATGATAACGGGCTTCAATACAAATGGTCATAACAAGAGAATGGAATTTGGCTTTCTCCGAATAAGATGCATCTTTCTCTATAAGTGCTTTGTCAAGGGTCTCCCGGGATGTAACCGTAAAATAATCTAGACCCACTTGAACCTTTCAACGCCACATAGAACAAGTAATTAAGCTAAAACAAGCCTTAATTCTAAATGTTCTAAACCAAGCACAAACCAAAGCTCAATCCCCTAACTAACAAAGAGATATAGTCGAGGATGAGAAACTTAGCCCAAACAAGGGAAACTACAGCCCATACAGGGAAGCTACAGAACCTGAGCAACTGATGATACCAGATCTTAAACGGTTACAATCTGATCAGAGCAAACAGGAGACACAAGAGGAAAGCAGTAGAGAAGATGTGATACCGAGATAATGAAGATTCGAGATTGGCTTATGCAAAGATTTATCgatgaagaaagaggaaagaaCCGTCGCTAGAAGAAACAGGTGCCTCCACTTCGCGTATACTCACTAGAAAAATCAGCGGTCATAACTGAGCCTAGCCAATATTCCCCTCCGTGAATCACAAACACCAGCGGCACCCCGAGCACATCAGCAACCAACAGATCCTAAGAAACATGAACCAACAATCTCGCTAGATCTGAACCTCCACATCTACAGAACTACTCACCAAAAAACTCCACGCTTTAACAACCGCATGATACAATAACAAGGACTGAAAAAATTAAGCAAGAATGTAAAAGAGGTGACCGACGCTGGCGCTATATGAGCTGCCACGCGCCGGTCAAAGTTTTAACGGAGGCTTTGAGAAGGAGAGGCGGCGAAAGagaaatattatgatttttagagagagaaatattAGAAAGCAGAATGGAGATATATAACTAGACAATTATGTAGGATTCCTGCTAAAAACGTATGCTCTTAGCTTTTTATCCTAAAAGGTATTCCTTATGAAATCAAGTAATCTAAAGATCTTAGATTCATTGTTCACCACTCATAGTCTCATCGTAGGAGTTGCTGAGTGGACCATCTTTATATTCTCTCCTTTCATACAATTCGTATTTGGAACCTTTACTCcaacaaatcaaattcaatgtaGAAAGGCACCAAAATATGTACATTTATTTTTGCCTTTCTGCGAACATAAAAGAACCATCATAACTTAATAAAAAGAACCGAGTTATACAACCTGACTTTACTAACAGTCTAACACAATATTATGAtagtagtagactagtagtttaaactttaaagtgagcttttggtttttgtttccaaaaactcattttattttattttaaatcaagattttaatatattgtaaattgTTTAACACTAATAtcttttagattaatttgaaTTGAGAAAGTTTAACCCAGGATTAGCATTTATGTTGTAAAtgttaaaagttgaaaataacTAGAATATTGagagactttatatttttatggtTCCTACTAACatatgtttgtatattttttttttttatataaaaagtattcGATATGAAAACCAACTCATCTAAAAAACTTAGATTGATTGTTCACGACTCACCAACACAccaaaaggacaaaaaaaaaaaagataacaatacTCCATAGtccaaaaacataataattgagaaacaaattataatccacattttaaataatagtaataaaaactttatcttattctcttatcATATGTGTcataaacattatttttaaatctatCCACATCATCATTGAGAGAAGCACACATCAATTTCAACAATTATAGtgtatgaaataaaaaaagggaagtgacatttttgtttattcgtTTTCGTCTTTGCGATAATTAAAATGATTCTCTCGTTTTAAGCTGCATAGCAATGAAACACTTTGAATTCGCATTTCGGCGATATGGTCTCTAACAATAACCTCGCCGTCTGCTTTTGCCGGACCACCGCATCTATTTTCTCCACCAACACCGCTCCTACGATCCTCTCgtaacctcctccaccaccgttaGCCACGTAATCAACCAGCGCCGCCTGCACTGGTCCCAAACTAGGATTATACGCCGCCGATTCCATATACGAACCTCTGTACACTTTCCCGTCACAATCCACCAACGAGACTCCCGACGGACACAAACTATACGGCGCGTACGATCTATTCGCCGCCGCTAGTGCCGTTTGTTTCAAATCGGCGAAGGAATCGGTGGTTCCGTTACAGACCGAATTGAGATCTGAGATAACGAGACCGTTATCGTGAGGTTCGAGGAGAAGAGGGAGATCTTTCTCGAGAAGATCGTCGGGACCGAATCTGTGAGGCAAGAAGCTTCCGAGGCGTAAGAATCCGTCTGAGTCGGCGGCGGAATCGGAATCGGCGGAGTTTTTTGGATCGGTGATCAGGATTTTGATCTCAGGCGCGTCGCGGATTTCTTGAAGGAACTGGCGGCAATGACCACACGGTGCGGCGGAGACGGCGAAGTTTTTGAGGTGACGCTCGCCGTTGAGCGTGAGGTTGGTGACGAGGAACTGCTCGGCGTGGATTGAGTGGTGGAGAGGGAGCTTTGGGAATTCGACATTGACGCCTAAGAAGATCCGACCCGATGATCCGAGTCCGACGGTTGCGACGTTGAATTTTGAAATCGGAGTTCGAGCGTAGGATTCCGCTGGTTTGACTAGCGTCGGGAGGAGCTGGAGGACGGAGACGCCGAGTTGTTTCGCGGCGGATTCAGCTTCTTCGGATTGGATTACGAAGCTTGGCTTATCCATTTTGGGTTGACCCGGTTTGGATCGCGTAAATGGGTCgggttttttgttttgagatagTAGGAGAGATCCGGGAAACGGGGAGGATTATGAAATGGGAAGCTCTGTGGAACAAAACTATTTATAGAGATACAACAAAGTATGAAACTACATTACGCAATTGAATGAAGTATCtgaattggtttaatttggtttggtCTCGGACTCGgttcaattttgtaaatttaataataatgtaaatagCTAAGATGACGATctataaaaatcatattcagaattgattaaaaaaataaaagcaaatacAAAATGGATTTGGCATATGATtgttgatttgggtttataattaaattaaatttaaaatatatatacgacTTCGGTTTTAACTAAACCGAATGGGATACTCTTTTAGTCTTTATGCAAACTACGAAAAATGCAAGAAACATGTTATTTATTGTAACATAATGCTAAAATCGTGGTCTAGAAAGCTCATCTTGAATTGAATATACTATTTTGTGGATTAAGGAACTAACCTAGTAGTTTCGACCACGTTacgaaacttaaaaaaaaatctccggataatattatttttaaggttAGGAATGAATTGTAATATAGCTAAAGACAGCAtaggtttatataatttttttgatagagggaataataaacattttaattgcGGTGTTGTTAATTTAACAATTACTAggat
The Camelina sativa cultivar DH55 chromosome 15, Cs, whole genome shotgun sequence DNA segment above includes these coding regions:
- the LOC104747893 gene encoding enhanced ethylene response protein 5 codes for the protein MAYVSMGEAHRRITEYSNRFCDAVSYQDSSTLCRLLSFSSNSPPLLSLADALNVFQDASSLIRQSDKFSEYGEILAHLFRSLQSYRVGNLVEAYLAFEKFANAFVQEFRNWESAWALEALYVVCYEIRVLAEKADKELTSNGKSPEKLKAAGSLLMKVFGVLAGKGPKRVGALYVTCQLFKTYFKLGTVNLCRSVIRSIETARIFDFEEFPRRDKVTYMYYTGRLEVFNENFPAADTKLSYALQYCNPKRERNIRMILKYLIPVKLSIGVIPKDELLQNYNLHEYTKIVQALRKGDLRLLRHALQEHEDRFLRSGVYLVLEKLELQVYQRLMKKIYINQKQSDPARAHQLKLEVIAKALRWLEMDMDLDEVECIMTILIYKNLVKGYLAHKSKVVVLSKQDPFPKLNGKPVGS
- the LOC104747894 gene encoding cytidine deaminase 1; protein product: MDKPSFVIQSEEAESAAKQLGVSVLQLLPTLVKPAESYARTPISKFNVATVGLGSSGRIFLGVNVEFPKLPLHHSIHAEQFLVTNLTLNGERHLKNFAVSAAPCGHCRQFLQEIRDAPEIKILITDPKNSADSDSAADSDGFLRLGSFLPHRFGPDDLLEKDLPLLLEPHDNGLVISDLNSVCNGTTDSFADLKQTALAAANRSYAPYSLCPSGVSLVDCDGKVYRGSYMESAAYNPSLGPVQAALVDYVANGGGGGYERIVGAVLVEKIDAVVRQKQTARLLLETISPKCEFKVFHCYAA